A genome region from Eremothecium gossypii ATCC 10895 chromosome VII, complete sequence includes the following:
- the ARC35 gene encoding Arc35p (Syntenic homolog of Saccharomyces cerevisiae YNR035C (ARC35)): protein MHGPQRPRTHKRVTGLDTSSMLHLQPHNLLIEKTLVEALEAFRKGTPLTLDRVVSDFDYATFHISNADQTGVTLNVSMRTKAWQSVAAAGPGLLAYLQDKYDRLPGVSTASAPETGYDHTLLIQLDALAPESVMQVALLKMTTMAYVFQLAFDESLRLAQLPEDRQEAAGVHLIQYRDDENIYIKPSGDRVTVIFETMFQGETDKVFGKVFLQEFVDARKRNRSIQSAPQVLVSHEAPLEIASAVPRRTADRSKRFVTFVLFPRHFVTRDLQFSSVCHLALFRNYFHYHIKCSKAYMHTRMRRRVDSFIKVLNRAKVDAEDDDDDNRRTISGKKMVY, encoded by the coding sequence ATGCATGGACCACAGCGCCCACGAACGCACAAGCGTGTAACTGGCCTCGATACATCATCAATGCTACATCTACAGCCACACAACCTGTTGATCGAGAAGACGCTGGTAGAGGCTTTGGAAGCTTTCCGCAAGGGCACGCCGCTGACACTCGACAGAGTTGTGTCCGACTTCGACTACGCCACTTTCCACATCTCCAATGCAGACCAGACGGGCGTCACACTGAATGTGAGCATGCGCACGAAGGCGTGGCAAAGCGTGGCGGCTGCGGGACCGGGTCTGCTGGCCTACCTGCAGGACAAGTACGACCGGCTACCGGGGGTATCTACCGCATCTGCGCCCGAGACGGGCTACGACCACACGCTGCTGATCCAGCTGGACGCCCTGGCACCTGAGTCCGTGATGCAGGTTGCGCTGCTTAAGATGACTACGATGGCGTACGTGTTCCAGCTAGCGTTCGACGAAAGCTTGCGCCTCGCACAGCTGCCGGAGGACCGCCAGGAGGCCGCGGGCGTGCACCTGATCCAGTACCGCGACGACGAGAACATCTACATCAAGCCCTCCGGCGACCGTGTCACCGTCATCTTCGAGACCATGTTCCAAGGCGAGACCGATAAGGTCTTTGGTAAGGTGTTCCTGCAAGAGTTTGTCGACGCGCGCAAGCGCAACCGCTCCATCCAGTCCGCGCCGCAGGTGCTGGTCTCGCACGAGGCGCCGCTGGAGATTGCGTCCGCCGTGCCCCGCCGCACTGCCGACCGCAGCAAGCGCTTCGTGACTTTTGTGCTCTTCCCGCGCCACTTTGTGACCCGTGACCTGCAGTTCTCCTCCGTGTGCCACCTTGCCCTGTTCCGCAACTACTTCCACTACCACATCAAGTGCTCTAAAGCCTACATGCATACCCgtatgcgccgccgcgtcgACTCTTTCATTAAAGTGCTAAACCGTGCCAAGGTCGACGCAGAAGATGACGACGATGACAACCGTCGCACCATATCAGGCAAGAAGATGGTCTACTGA
- the MRPS12 gene encoding mitochondrial 37S ribosomal protein uS12m (Syntenic homolog of Saccharomyces cerevisiae YNR036C (MRPS12)) — translation MFLSKLSPLHALFPRASYSPVSWATRLFSQSAPACATLNQIKRGVEPPRRKKVTESPALEGCPIRKGVVLRVMVLKPKKPNSAQRKACRVRLTNGNVVSAYIPGEGHNAQEHSIVYVRGGRVQDLPGVKYHLVRGAGDLAGVVNRISSRSKYGVKRPQKD, via the coding sequence ATGTTCCTATCGAAGCTTAGCCCGCTGCATGCGCTGTTTCCGCGCGCCAGCTACAGCCCTGTAAGCTGGGCGACGCGACTCTTTTCGCAGAGCGCGCCTGCGTGCGCCACGCTGAATCAGATCAAGCGGGGCGTGGAGCCTCCGCGCCGGAAGAAGGTGACGGAATCGCCTGCACTGGAGGGCTGCCCAATTCGCAAGGGCGTGGTGCTGCGTGTGATGGTTCTGAAGCCCAAGAAACCTAATTCTGCGCAGCGCAAGGCCTGTAGAGTGAGACTGACCAACGGCAACGTGGTGTCCGCATACATCCCGGGCGAGGGCCACAACGCGCAGGAACACAGTATTGTGTACGTCCGCGGCGGGCGTGTCCAGGATCTGCCGGGCGTGAAGTACCATCTTGTGCGTGGCGCGGGCGACCTGGCAGGCGTGGTCAACCGCATCTCATCGCGGTCAAAATACGGCGTGAAGCGCCCGCAAAAGGACTAG
- the PTC6 gene encoding type 2C protein phosphatase PTC6 (Syntenic homolog of Saccharomyces cerevisiae YCR079W (PTC6)): MGASQAYIHLRPTNMLVKHGRTGAAASVTGAAGGAGSNHMLRIHLERFPSLIGHSSSRINRRYNEDGYSMRVLKLPSAAAEQQCLSSPEIRHKREHWRTKLPLERSVLNISIFDGHGGGRVSKLLATCLHEWLVKTYPSKRDLFSVLKAYRDRVGGRYWSTIYARRELFYDRFIRSCNTKQEQVLQGGAAPGKILDRSGNIIDKTSLLTELERLRIYLTFLKYDLEQVSGFKATENDMEVTEAAYAGGSTATSIFLTTYDGEPHDESFFVSPESLLKLVVTQVGDTKVVLCDKNGIAHSLVRVHHPDSPRESDRLSGNFQTDSFGDVRFLNNFANTRAFGDRGGKREGLTCEPDIYSYLIGSTRRLPRSEHSKLPFGGDECFLCLITDGVSDLMSDQELVDLITSTVNNRGLKVATPQYCSDEVIRYIMAIGSNTADNATCIVLRLSNWGNWPVIDRTGAIREEKLMASSSGSDRNNV; this comes from the coding sequence ATGGGAGCGTCGCAGGCGTATATTCATCTGAGGCCCACAAATATGCTTGTTAAGCATGGTCGGACGGGTGCTGCCGCCTCTGTGACaggcgcagctggcggcgcaggcTCGAACCATATGCTTCGCATCCATCTCGAGCGGTTTCCGAGCTTAATCGGCCACAGCTCGAGCCGGATCAATCGACGGTACAACGAGGATGGCTATTCAATGCGCGTTTTGAAGCTtccttctgcagctgccgaGCAGCAGTGCTTGAGCAGCCCCGAGATTCGGCACAAACGGGAGCATTGGCGCACAAAGTTGCCACTGGAGAGGTCGGTGCTCAACATTTCGATATTCGACGGCCATGGCGGGGGCCGTGTCTCGAAGCTGCTAGCGACGTGCTTGCACGAATGGCTCGTGAAGACGTATCCTAGCAAGCGGGATTTGTTCTCTGTGTTGAAGGCGTATCGCGACCGGGTGGGCGGTCGCTACTGGTCAACGATATACGCCCGGCGGGAGCTCTTCTATGACCGTTTCATCCGCAGCTGCAACACCAAGCAAGAGCAGGTTCTTCAGGGCGGTGCTGCGCCCGGGAAGATTTTGGATAGATCGGGGAACATCATCGACAAGACGAGCTTGTTAACAGAGCTGGAGCGGTTGCGCATATACCTCACGTTCCTCAAGTACGATCTCGAGCAGGTCAGTGGCTTCAAGGCCACGGAAAATGACATGGAGGTCACTGAGGCGGCCTACGCAGGGGGCTCGACGGCCACTAGCATATTCCTTACCACTTATGACGGGGAACCCCACGATGAGTCGTTCTTCGTTAGCCCGGAGAGCTTGCTCAAGCTCGTGGTGACCCAGGTGGGCGATACGAAGGTTGTTTTGTGCGATAAGAATGGCATTGCACATAGCTTGGTCCGCGTCCACCATCCGGACTCGCCCCGCGAATCAGACAGGCTCAGCGGTAACTTCCAGACAGACTCCTTTGGCGACGTGCGATTTCTCAACAACTTCGCCAACACGCGCGCCTTCGGCGACCGTGGCGGCAAGCGCGAGGGCCTTACTTGCGAACCCGACATCTACTCGTATCTCATTGGCTCGACGAGGAGGTTACCGCGCTCCGAGCACTCCAAGTTGCCGTTTGGTGGTGACGAGTGCTTTCTTTGCCTCATAACAGACGGCGTCTCAGACCTGATGAGCGACCAGGAACTTGTCGACCTCATCACGTCCACAGTCAACAACCGCGGCCTGAAAGTGGCCACGCCGCAGTATTGCAGCGATGAGGTTATCCGCTATATCATGGCTATTGGCAGCAACACAGCCGACAACGCCACGTGCATCGTGCTACGGCTCTCAAACTGGGGCAACTGGCCCGTGATCGACCGGACCGGTGCCATAAGAGAGGAGAAACTCATGGCCTCGTCTTCTGGCAGCGATAGAAATAATGTCTGA
- the DBP6 gene encoding putative ATP-dependent RNA helicase DBP6 (Syntenic homolog of Saccharomyces cerevisiae YNR038W (DBP6)) yields MFAARFDPSRHYEEGDTAPPAPSLPMKRSRDAQQDESESEMSSAESEDEAMQLDDEEEVVDSKGKENHGSDSIGTGEADKRHQSVLSRFQRTISVQDKLDSDAIVGSDSEEEPAKMHGLVPIAQPAIVRDTLAQDSRKERKLLAWSNTTKIHYDSTMTKPFAAYKDILSTSLLANVEGGFSRTAFPIQTALLDSVLPLMSQAYSVSKRYYTRKVGDILVNASTGSGKTLAYAMLLIHILSRRTVNKLRAVILVPTKLLVHQVYDTVQALAKGSSVVVAVSKMDTSLKEESAKLKAQEPDVLIITPGRLVDHLNMQTFSLKNLKFLVLDEADRLLNQSFQNWCIELMTRLNAERPFKGPGNVIKMIFSATLTTNTERLHDLQLHNPKLFLMGSQLYHMPAQLQEYNLPIPTSKSYAKPLILLRLLPLLSTESLRILVFVKSNEASIRLAALLTAMVGNGLSAVSTTVGSINNNNSKATNRKLIEAFAAGASGHCSILVSTDLMSRGLDISGISHVINYDLPISSQQYVHRCGRTARANTSGTAVNLLVGKGEQNFWKDHIDSDISRAPDGSHLFFDEEQREQLVSLSEEDTATYKKCLEELKKSVLGR; encoded by the coding sequence ATGTTTGCTGCAAGGTTTGATCCAAGTAGGCATTATGAAGAGGGTGATACTGCTCCTCCTGCGCCTTCTTTGCCGATGAAGAGGAGCAGAGATGCCCAACAAGACGAGAGCGAAAGCGAGATGAGCAGCGCAGAGAGCGAAGATGAGGCCATGCAGCTCGACGATGAGGAGGAGGTCGTCGATTCCAAGGGAAAGGAGAATCACGGATCTGATAGCATAGGCACCGGGGAGGCGGACAAGAGACACCAGTCGGTGCTGTCCAGGTTCCAGCGAACCATCTCGGTACAGGATAAGCTGGATTCCGACGCCATAGTCGGATCAGATAGCGAGGAGGAGCCCGCAAAAATGCATGGGCTGGTTCCAATTGCGCAACCGGCTATTGTGAGGGACACCCTAGCCCAGGATAGCAGGAAGGAGCGCAAGCTGCTGGCGTGGTCCAACACAACGAAAATCCACTACGACAGCACGATGACGAAGCCCTTTGCGGCATACAAGGATATATTATCTACAAGCCTACTTGCGAACGTTGAGGGCGGGTTTTCGCGGACGGCGTTTCCCATACAGACGGCACTGCTGGACTCGGTTTTGCCGTTGATGTCACAGGCATACAGCGTCTCTAAGCGGTACTACACAAGAAAAGTCGGCGACATACTGGTAAATGCATCTACTGGGTCGGGGAAAACCCTGGCGTATGCTATGCTTCTTATACATATACTAAGCAGGCGCACTGTGAACAAGCTGCGTGCGGTAATCCTGGTTCCCACCAAGCTGTTGGTGCATCAGGTATATGACACAGTCCAAGCGCTAGCAAAGGGATCGAGTGTGGTAGTTGCAGTGTCCAAGATGGATACCTCGCTGAAAGAAGAATCTGCCAAGTTGAAGGCCCAGGAGCCGGACGTACTGATCATCACGCCCGGGAGACTGGTCGACCATTTAAATATGCAGACATTCTCCCTGAAAAACCTCAAGTTTCTTGTGCTTGACGAAGCGGATCGCTTGCTGAACCAGTCATTTCAGAACTGGTGTATCGAGCTCATGACGCGCCTGAACGCGGAACGGCCATTTAAAGGTCCCGGTAACGTGATCAAGATGATTTTCTCTGCTACTCTCACAACGAATACCGAGAGGCTCCATGACCTGCAATTGCATAACCCTAAGCTTTTCCTCATGGGATCACAACTGTATCATATGCCTGCGCAGCTTCAGGAGTATAATCTTCCAATCCCAACATCCAAAAGCTACGCCAAGCCGCTCATACTCCTACGCCTGCTACCGCTACTGTCAACGGAGAGCCTGCGCATCCTGGTGTTTGTGAAGAGCAATGAGGCTTCCATTCGTTTGGCGGCTCTTCTCACTGCCATGGTTGGCAATGGCCTCTCAGCAGTCTCAACGACCGTCGGCTCcatcaacaacaacaaTTCCAAGGCCACCAACAGAAAGCTAATTGAAGCGTTTGCTGCCGGCGCCTCCGGCCATTGTAGCATTCTTGTGTCGACAGACTTAATGTCTCGCGGCCTGGATATCTCCGGCATTTCTCATGTGATAAACTACGACTTGCCCATCTCATCGCAGCAGTATGTCCACCGGTGTGGCAGAACTGCCCGTGCCAATACCTCAGGTACCGCCGTGAATTTGCTCGTAGGCAAAGGTGAGCAGAATTTCTGGAAAGACCACATCGATTCCGATATTTCACGGGCGCCAGACGGCTCTCACCTATTTTTCGATGAGGAACAACGTGAACAGCTAGTTTCGCTCAGTGAAGAAGATACTGCAACCTACAAGAAATGCCTGGAAGAGCTCAAGAAAAGTGTTTTAGGCCGCTAA
- the RSM19 gene encoding mitochondrial 37S ribosomal protein uS19m (Syntenic homolog of Saccharomyces cerevisiae YNR037C (RSM19)) has translation MFSSLRLLSRSVWKGPNVVPLPIKEALAKGTPIRTNARSATVLPQFVGLKFQVHNGKDYVAFEITEDMVGSKLGEFAPTRKRFSYTQTKNK, from the coding sequence ATGTTTTCTTCATTGCGTCTTCTCTCCCGTTCCGTGTGGAAAGGGCCTAATGTGGTGCCTCTGCCCATCAAAGAAGCACTAGCAAAGGGCACTCCCATAAGGACGAACGCTCGGTCAGCAACGGTTCTGCCGCAGTTCGTGGGGCTAAAGTTTCAAGTGCATAACGGTAAGGACTACGTTGCATTTGAGATTACGGAGGACATGGTTGGCAGCAAGCTGGGCGAGTTTGCACCTACGCGGAAGAGATTCAGTTACACACAGACCAAGAACAAGTGA